One Halopelagius inordinatus genomic region harbors:
- a CDS encoding aldo/keto reductase, protein MVATLPPIGIGTWQNSDPEQCADSVRTALELGYRHVDTAEHYGNEQSVGEGIERAAVPREEVFLATKIHPVTGGLTYDEVIEEADASMNRLGVEYLDLLYVHWPVGDYEATATLRAFDDLVDDGLVRNVGVSNFDIDLLDEARRTLETPLFAHQVELHPFLPQPELIDDAQRRDYNLVAYSPLARGEALDHPTIRDIADRHGTSPARVCLSWVTSHDNVVAIPKATSRRHLEDNLASNELELDENDIASIDAIEQRKRFVERDGAPWQ, encoded by the coding sequence ATGGTAGCAACACTGCCCCCCATCGGAATCGGAACGTGGCAGAACTCGGATCCAGAGCAGTGCGCAGATTCGGTCCGAACTGCCCTCGAATTGGGATATCGGCACGTGGACACCGCAGAGCACTACGGGAACGAACAATCTGTCGGTGAGGGCATCGAACGTGCCGCGGTCCCTCGCGAGGAGGTGTTCCTCGCCACCAAGATCCACCCGGTCACGGGGGGGCTGACGTACGACGAAGTCATAGAGGAAGCCGATGCGAGCATGAACCGGCTGGGTGTCGAATATCTCGACCTTCTGTACGTCCACTGGCCAGTCGGTGATTACGAGGCTACGGCGACGTTGCGGGCGTTCGATGACCTCGTTGACGACGGCCTCGTCCGGAACGTGGGTGTCTCGAACTTCGATATCGATCTCCTTGACGAGGCGAGACGGACCCTCGAAACACCCCTGTTCGCACACCAAGTGGAACTGCACCCGTTCTTGCCCCAACCGGAACTGATAGACGATGCGCAGAGACGCGACTACAACCTAGTCGCGTACTCACCGCTCGCACGGGGCGAGGCACTCGATCACCCGACGATTCGCGATATCGCGGACCGGCACGGAACCTCCCCCGCCAGAGTGTGTCTCAGTTGGGTGACGAGTCACGATAACGTCGTCGCCATCCCGAAGGCCACCTCACGCCGACACCTCGAAGACAACCTCGCCTCGAACGAACTCGAATTAGACGAAAACGACATCGCCAGTATCGACGCGATCGAACAGCGCAAACGGTTCGTCGAGCGTGACGGTGCGCCGTGGCAGTAA
- a CDS encoding acyl-CoA dehydrogenase family protein, protein MLDYLDLGADLTDEERLIRDTAREFVDEEVRPDVGDHYIEGTFPTELIPEMGEMGFYAPNLDGYGLPGVSETAYGLLMQELEACDSGLRSMASVQGALVMYPIYAYGSETQKETWLPKLGTGDAVGCFGLTEPEHGSDPAGMETHAERDEDGWVLNGSKTWITNSPIADVAVVWAKDRSNDDAVRGFLVETDRDGVTTNEIKEKLSLRASITGEIGLNDVRIPEENVLPGVEGMKGPLSCLTQARYGIAWGAVGAARDAFETARAYAKDRDQFGGPIARFQLQQEKLAEMATQISLAQLLAHRLGDLKERGDLTPQHVSMAKRNNVRMARDQCRVAREILGGNGITADYSPMRHMANMETVYTYEGTHDIHTLVLGQDLTGIAAFE, encoded by the coding sequence ATGCTCGACTACCTCGACCTCGGTGCGGACCTGACCGACGAAGAACGACTCATACGAGACACGGCCCGAGAGTTCGTCGACGAGGAAGTGCGTCCGGACGTCGGCGACCACTACATCGAGGGGACGTTCCCGACCGAACTCATCCCGGAGATGGGCGAGATGGGGTTCTACGCGCCGAACCTCGACGGATACGGCCTCCCGGGCGTCTCTGAGACCGCTTACGGCCTGCTGATGCAGGAGTTGGAAGCGTGCGACTCCGGCCTGCGGTCGATGGCGAGCGTCCAAGGTGCGCTCGTCATGTACCCAATATACGCGTACGGGAGCGAGACGCAAAAGGAGACCTGGCTCCCGAAACTCGGAACGGGCGACGCCGTCGGCTGTTTCGGACTGACCGAACCCGAACACGGGTCGGACCCCGCGGGAATGGAGACGCACGCGGAGCGAGACGAAGACGGCTGGGTGCTCAACGGGTCGAAGACGTGGATAACGAACTCGCCGATAGCCGACGTCGCGGTCGTCTGGGCGAAAGACCGCTCGAACGACGACGCGGTTCGCGGCTTCCTGGTCGAAACCGACCGCGACGGCGTGACCACGAACGAGATAAAAGAGAAACTCTCGCTGCGCGCGTCCATCACGGGCGAGATAGGCCTGAACGACGTGCGGATACCCGAGGAGAACGTGCTCCCCGGAGTCGAGGGGATGAAGGGACCGCTCTCGTGTCTGACGCAGGCTCGCTACGGAATCGCGTGGGGTGCGGTCGGCGCCGCCCGCGACGCGTTCGAGACGGCCCGAGCGTACGCGAAAGACCGCGACCAGTTCGGCGGCCCCATCGCGCGGTTTCAGCTCCAACAGGAGAAGCTAGCCGAGATGGCGACCCAGATAAGCCTCGCCCAACTGCTCGCCCACCGCCTCGGCGACCTGAAGGAGCGCGGCGACCTCACGCCGCAGCACGTGTCGATGGCGAAACGGAACAACGTCCGGATGGCGCGCGATCAGTGCCGCGTCGCACGCGAGATACTCGGCGGCAACGGTATCACGGCCGACTACTCGCCGATGCGTCACATGGCCAACATGGAGACCGTGTACACCTACGAAGGGACCCACGACATCCACACGCTCGTGTTGGGCCAAGACCTCACCGGCATCGCCGCGTTCGAGTGA
- a CDS encoding mandelate racemase/muconate lactonizing enzyme family protein, with protein sequence MPRSRYEHLVTEMNAGVGWRNLSDDGMRREPTRNVEITAVENRVLGGNFPWNLVTVETDAGVRGYGEAFCGPISEHIDYLETSLVGENPYDVERLTEHMTQTLSGLAGGEGYSQAAVSGVETALWDLAGKLTELPVYQLLGGKFRDAVDIYCDCHAGEHLGEADEDPHEKYDPEVYADVAEEVVNEGFDALKFDLDVAPGDTDTATRRLSNAAVQHKVDIVDAIRNRIGTEPTLAFDLHWSFTVETALRVARKLEPYDLAWLEDPVPPENADSHRRVTEGTHTPILAGENLVRVEGFLPFFEAGAIDIAAPDIQKCGGLSEFRKISTLADAYDVPVTPHNVASPVGTMASVHACATVPNAFALEYHARDVDWWDDLHTSDSLIEDGQIALPEEPGLGIDVNIDVINERLAAGEEPLEAEP encoded by the coding sequence ATGCCACGTTCGAGGTACGAGCACCTGGTAACGGAGATGAACGCAGGGGTCGGCTGGCGAAACCTCTCCGACGATGGGATGCGGCGCGAGCCTACTCGGAACGTCGAGATAACGGCCGTCGAAAATCGAGTTCTCGGGGGGAACTTCCCGTGGAACCTGGTAACTGTCGAGACGGACGCCGGGGTCCGCGGGTACGGGGAGGCCTTCTGTGGGCCGATTAGCGAACATATCGACTACCTCGAAACCTCTCTCGTCGGCGAGAATCCGTACGACGTCGAACGACTCACAGAGCACATGACTCAGACGCTCTCGGGACTCGCCGGAGGCGAAGGGTATTCGCAAGCTGCCGTTTCTGGCGTCGAAACGGCGCTTTGGGACCTCGCCGGGAAACTCACTGAACTTCCCGTGTATCAGTTGCTCGGCGGAAAGTTTCGCGACGCAGTAGATATCTACTGCGACTGCCATGCGGGCGAACATCTGGGCGAAGCCGACGAGGACCCCCACGAAAAGTACGACCCCGAAGTGTACGCAGACGTCGCCGAAGAGGTCGTGAACGAGGGGTTCGACGCGCTGAAGTTCGACCTCGACGTCGCACCGGGTGACACCGACACGGCCACTCGCCGACTCTCGAACGCCGCCGTCCAGCACAAGGTCGATATCGTAGATGCGATTCGGAACAGAATCGGGACGGAACCGACGCTCGCGTTCGATCTGCACTGGAGCTTCACCGTCGAAACCGCACTCCGGGTCGCACGGAAACTGGAACCCTACGACCTCGCGTGGTTGGAAGACCCGGTGCCCCCCGAGAACGCGGACTCTCACCGGCGAGTCACCGAAGGAACGCACACGCCGATATTGGCGGGCGAAAACCTCGTCCGCGTCGAAGGGTTCCTTCCATTCTTCGAGGCGGGAGCCATAGACATCGCTGCACCCGATATCCAAAAGTGCGGGGGGCTGAGCGAGTTCCGGAAGATTTCGACGCTCGCGGACGCCTACGACGTTCCCGTCACGCCGCACAACGTCGCGAGTCCCGTCGGTACCATGGCGTCCGTCCACGCCTGTGCTACCGTTCCGAACGCCTTCGCCTTGGAGTATCACGCCCGCGACGTGGACTGGTGGGACGACCTTCACACGAGCGATTCGCTCATCGAGGACGGCCAGATCGCTCTTCCGGAAGAACCGGGCCTCGGAATCGACGTGAATATCGACGTGATAAACGAACGACTCGCCGCGGGCGAGGAACCACTCGAAGCCGAACCGTAA
- a CDS encoding DUF7342 family protein → MNDEPDRSWTDGLSAAERVEAVALTVSEPRTANWIATEAEVAHETAAKYLKRLTDDGKLNADTRGQQTTYEPDPVGQYLIEMRELYEDHSPDDLAASLEEMNEQIRTWKTEYDVETPNELRASLGRIDDVEDERERRQAAREWDHLETRRRLVEDALRLYDRFPGERRSASA, encoded by the coding sequence ATGAACGACGAACCGGATCGAAGCTGGACTGACGGCCTGTCGGCGGCCGAGCGCGTCGAAGCAGTCGCACTCACCGTCAGTGAACCTCGAACGGCCAACTGGATCGCCACAGAGGCTGAGGTTGCCCACGAGACGGCGGCGAAGTACCTCAAACGCCTCACCGACGACGGCAAACTGAACGCGGATACACGCGGCCAGCAGACCACATACGAGCCTGATCCCGTGGGTCAGTACCTCATCGAGATGCGCGAACTCTACGAAGACCATTCACCTGACGACCTCGCCGCGAGTCTCGAAGAGATGAACGAGCAGATTCGAACGTGGAAGACCGAGTACGATGTCGAAACCCCCAACGAACTCCGTGCGAGCCTCGGGAGGATAGACGACGTCGAAGATGAGCGCGAACGTCGTCAGGCGGCCCGCGAGTGGGACCACCTCGAGACGCGCCGTCGCCTAGTCGAAGACGCGCTCCGGCTCTACGACCGCTTCCCCGGTGAGCGGCGCTCTGCCTCCGCATGA
- a CDS encoding SDR family oxidoreductase, translating to MVTGAGSGIGAECARTLSEEGYELVSMSKSNAATEVADEIADVVAFLASDDASYVTGQNLRVDGGLTRSV from the coding sequence ATCGTCACCGGCGCCGGAAGCGGAATCGGGGCCGAGTGCGCCCGCACGCTCTCCGAGGAGGGGTACGAACTGGTCTCGATGTCTAAATCGAACGCCGCGACAGAGGTCGCCGACGAAATCGCGGACGTGGTCGCGTTCCTCGCATCCGACGACGCGAGCTACGTCACCGGCCAGAACCTCCGCGTTGACGGCGGACTCACGCGGTCGGTCTGA
- a CDS encoding CaiB/BaiF CoA transferase family protein: MVGEAEHPDGNDGPLSGLTVLDASRVLAGPFCSMQLGDLGADVVKIERPGTGDQTRGWHPPTYGDSETSAYYLSVNRNKRSVTLDLSSERGREVFRDLASEADVLLENFRVGKMESWDLGYETLREVNDDLVYCSLSGYGEWGPYRDRPAYDLIIQAEGGMMSITGEEGRPPVRVGVAIADIGTGMYATQSILAALLRRELSGNGGQKIDISLLDGQVAWMSYMASYYFATGDSPGRMGNKHPTIAPYQAFPTRDGYAVVAVPSQKLWPKFCAALGRTDLTDDDRFETNADRVANREALDAILESETREYTTDELVAVMEDGGVPATSVRDMEDVFEHPQVRARGMHRTVEHPTVGPVSMPGSPMNFSETPTDVTRHPPDLGEHTVEILRELGYSEETVAELLDDVT; the protein is encoded by the coding sequence ATGGTCGGCGAAGCGGAACATCCCGACGGCAACGACGGTCCCCTGTCGGGACTGACCGTTCTCGACGCCTCGCGCGTGCTCGCCGGGCCGTTCTGCTCGATGCAACTCGGCGACCTCGGAGCGGACGTCGTCAAGATCGAACGCCCCGGAACCGGTGACCAGACGAGGGGCTGGCACCCCCCGACGTACGGCGACAGCGAGACAAGCGCGTACTATCTCAGTGTCAACCGGAACAAGCGGTCCGTGACGCTCGATCTCTCCTCGGAACGCGGCCGCGAGGTCTTCCGCGACCTCGCGAGCGAGGCGGACGTCCTCCTCGAAAACTTCCGCGTGGGGAAGATGGAGTCGTGGGACCTCGGGTACGAGACGCTCCGAGAGGTGAACGACGACCTCGTGTACTGCTCTCTCTCCGGGTACGGCGAGTGGGGTCCGTACCGAGACAGACCCGCCTACGACCTCATCATTCAGGCCGAAGGCGGGATGATGAGTATCACGGGCGAAGAGGGGCGGCCTCCGGTCCGCGTCGGCGTCGCCATCGCCGACATCGGAACGGGGATGTACGCGACGCAGTCGATACTGGCGGCACTCCTCCGCCGGGAACTCTCCGGCAACGGCGGTCAGAAGATAGACATCAGCCTCCTCGACGGACAGGTGGCGTGGATGTCGTACATGGCGTCGTACTACTTCGCGACGGGCGATTCGCCGGGGCGGATGGGGAACAAACATCCGACAATCGCGCCCTACCAGGCCTTCCCGACGCGGGACGGCTACGCCGTCGTCGCCGTCCCCTCGCAGAAGCTCTGGCCGAAGTTCTGCGCCGCGCTCGGGCGGACGGACCTCACAGACGACGACCGGTTCGAGACGAACGCGGACCGCGTCGCGAACCGCGAGGCCCTCGACGCGATACTGGAGTCCGAAACGCGCGAGTACACGACAGACGAACTCGTCGCGGTCATGGAGGACGGCGGCGTTCCCGCCACGTCCGTCCGCGATATGGAGGACGTCTTCGAACACCCGCAGGTGCGAGCTAGAGGGATGCACCGGACGGTCGAGCATCCGACCGTCGGTCCGGTCTCGATGCCGGGGAGTCCGATGAACTTCTCCGAAACGCCGACCGACGTCACCCGCCATCCACCCGACTTGGGCGAGCACACGGTCGAAATACTGCGAGAACTCGGCTACTCCGAAGAGACGGTCGCCGAGTTACTGGACGACGTGACCTGA
- a CDS encoding fumarylacetoacetate hydrolase family protein, with protein MRYYQLPSRERSSSADSLVAVDEGGSAYDLTSASDDLGSFTELARAANASDRSVDAIARDRLPDAERLDVEDIDADALLPVVADEVWAAGVTYRISEEAREAESGKPDVYIDVYENERPELFLKATPSRTVGPHDSVGLRGDSEWNVPEPELGVVLHRGDVVGYTIGNDVSSRDIEGENPLYLPQAKVYDRCCSVGPCVATGDVVGDPHDLTMSLTIERDGEVEYEESTSTSEMATSCEKLVDYLGRHNDLPETVVLLTGTALVPPETFTLTEGDRVVIDIDSIGRLVNDAVVV; from the coding sequence ATGCGGTATTACCAGCTCCCCAGCAGAGAGCGTAGTTCATCCGCCGACTCTCTCGTCGCGGTCGACGAGGGAGGTAGCGCGTACGATCTCACGTCCGCGTCGGACGACCTCGGCTCGTTCACCGAACTCGCTCGCGCGGCGAACGCCAGCGACCGCTCAGTCGACGCCATCGCCCGGGACCGACTTCCGGACGCCGAACGTCTCGACGTCGAAGACATCGACGCCGACGCGCTCTTACCGGTCGTCGCAGACGAGGTGTGGGCGGCGGGCGTCACCTATCGCATCAGCGAGGAGGCCCGCGAAGCCGAAAGCGGAAAGCCGGACGTGTACATCGACGTCTACGAGAACGAACGACCGGAACTGTTCCTCAAGGCGACCCCCTCTCGGACCGTCGGTCCCCACGACTCCGTCGGACTCCGCGGCGACTCCGAGTGGAACGTCCCGGAACCCGAACTCGGCGTCGTCCTCCACCGCGGCGACGTCGTCGGCTACACCATCGGTAACGACGTCTCGAGCAGAGATATCGAAGGAGAGAACCCGCTCTACCTCCCGCAGGCGAAAGTGTACGACCGCTGTTGTTCCGTCGGTCCCTGCGTCGCGACGGGCGACGTCGTCGGAGACCCACACGACTTGACGATGTCTCTAACTATCGAACGCGACGGAGAGGTAGAGTACGAAGAATCGACGTCGACGAGCGAGATGGCGACCTCCTGCGAGAAACTCGTCGACTACCTCGGCCGACACAACGACCTACCCGAGACGGTCGTCTTACTCACCGGGACCGCACTCGTCCCGCCCGAGACGTTCACGCTGACGGAGGGCGACCGAGTCGTGATCGACATAGACTCCATCGGCCGACTCGTCAACGACGCTGTCGTCGTCTAA
- a CDS encoding IclR family transcriptional regulator — translation MEDWKPGGANPETEGSTIQSIDTSFAVVTALRERNGAGVTELAEETGLSKSSVHKHLRSLVKHDFVVKEGNEYRIGLRYLDFGAHARAQIPASREITQKLRELASEAGESVQFAVEERGRAVVLYRDVSQGGVYSRGRVGRRFYLHQTAAGKAILSRRSDQWIREILDRYGLPKTTPHTIGDEATLFEELAEVRERGVAFNNEESTEGLRSVAVPVTGPDGDVLGAFAVAGPTHRLTDARFETEIPNLLRSVVNELELNLAHS, via the coding sequence ATGGAAGACTGGAAACCCGGAGGAGCGAACCCGGAGACCGAGGGCTCGACGATTCAGAGCATCGATACCTCGTTCGCCGTCGTGACAGCGCTTCGAGAGCGAAACGGGGCGGGCGTGACCGAACTGGCCGAGGAGACGGGCCTGTCGAAGAGTTCGGTTCACAAGCACCTCCGCTCGCTCGTGAAGCACGATTTCGTGGTGAAAGAGGGCAACGAGTACCGCATCGGACTCCGCTATCTCGACTTCGGAGCCCACGCCCGCGCACAGATACCGGCGTCGAGGGAGATAACGCAGAAGTTGCGCGAACTCGCGAGCGAAGCGGGCGAGAGCGTCCAGTTTGCGGTCGAAGAGCGGGGGAGAGCGGTCGTTCTCTACCGAGACGTGAGTCAAGGCGGCGTCTACTCGCGGGGGCGAGTGGGGCGTCGGTTCTACCTCCACCAGACCGCCGCGGGAAAAGCGATCCTCTCTCGGCGCTCGGACCAGTGGATACGCGAGATTCTCGACCGGTACGGTCTCCCGAAGACCACACCGCACACCATCGGCGACGAAGCGACGCTGTTCGAGGAACTCGCGGAGGTCAGAGAGCGCGGCGTCGCGTTCAACAACGAGGAGAGCACCGAGGGTCTCCGATCCGTCGCCGTCCCGGTTACGGGCCCCGATGGGGACGTCCTCGGGGCGTTCGCCGTCGCCGGGCCGACGCACCGACTCACGGACGCGCGATTCGAGACGGAGATACCGAACCTCCTTCGGAGCGTCGTCAACGAACTCGAACTGAACCTCGCGCACTCGTAG
- a CDS encoding mandelate racemase/muconate lactonizing enzyme family protein: protein MVDHANLRDPNAEYTMRDLSAETMDITNTRGGVRDAEITDVQTTMVDGNYPWILVRVYTDAGVVGTGESYWGGGDTAIIERMKPFLVGENPLDIDRLYEHLVQKMSGEGSVSGKVISAISGIEIALHDVAGKLLDVPAYQLVGGKYRDEVRVYCDLHTEDEADPEACAEEGVRVVEELGYDAIKFDLDVPSGHEKDRANRHLRGPEIDHKVEIVEAVTEAVGDRADVAFDCHWSFTGGSAKRLAEALEPYDVWWLEDPVPPENHDVQANVTHSTSTPIAVGENVYRKFGQRTLLEPQAVDIVAPDLPRVGGMRETRKIADLADMYYIPVAMHNVSSPVGTMASAQVGAAIPNSLAVEYHSYELDWWEDLVEEDNLIEEGRMEIPEEPGLGLTLDLDAVESHMVEGETLFDEA from the coding sequence ATGGTTGACCACGCGAATCTTCGCGACCCGAACGCGGAGTATACGATGCGGGACCTCTCTGCGGAAACGATGGACATCACGAACACGCGCGGCGGCGTCCGCGACGCCGAAATCACCGACGTGCAGACGACGATGGTCGACGGCAACTACCCGTGGATTCTCGTGCGCGTCTACACCGACGCGGGCGTCGTCGGCACCGGCGAATCCTACTGGGGCGGCGGCGACACCGCTATCATAGAGCGGATGAAACCGTTCCTCGTCGGCGAAAACCCCCTCGATATCGACCGCCTCTACGAACATCTCGTCCAGAAGATGAGCGGAGAGGGCTCCGTCTCCGGAAAGGTCATCTCGGCCATCTCGGGCATCGAAATCGCGCTCCACGACGTGGCGGGGAAACTCCTCGACGTCCCCGCCTACCAACTCGTCGGCGGGAAGTACCGCGACGAGGTGCGCGTGTACTGTGACCTCCACACCGAAGACGAGGCCGACCCCGAAGCGTGCGCCGAGGAGGGTGTGCGCGTCGTCGAGGAACTCGGCTATGACGCCATCAAGTTCGACCTCGACGTCCCCTCGGGCCACGAGAAGGACCGCGCGAACCGTCACCTCCGCGGCCCCGAAATCGACCACAAGGTCGAAATCGTCGAAGCCGTCACCGAGGCCGTCGGCGACCGCGCGGACGTGGCGTTCGACTGCCACTGGTCGTTCACCGGCGGGAGCGCAAAGCGCCTCGCCGAAGCCCTCGAACCCTACGACGTCTGGTGGCTCGAAGACCCCGTCCCGCCGGAGAACCACGACGTGCAAGCGAACGTCACGCACTCGACGTCGACGCCGATCGCCGTCGGAGAAAACGTCTACCGGAAGTTCGGGCAACGGACGCTCCTCGAACCGCAGGCCGTCGACATCGTCGCGCCGGACCTGCCGCGCGTCGGCGGCATGCGCGAGACGCGGAAGATAGCAGACCTCGCAGACATGTACTACATCCCCGTCGCGATGCACAACGTCTCCTCGCCCGTCGGGACGATGGCGTCAGCGCAGGTCGGCGCGGCCATCCCCAACTCGCTGGCCGTCGAATATCACTCGTACGAACTCGACTGGTGGGAGGACCTCGTAGAGGAGGACAACCTCATCGAAGAGGGCCGCATGGAGATTCCCGAAGAGCCCGGTCTCGGTCTGACGCTCGACTTGGACGCGGTCGAATCGCACATGGTCGAAGGCGAGACGCTGTTCGACGAGGCGTAA
- the xacR gene encoding HTH-type transcriptional regulator XacR — MDAKHPVKTTEKTLALVNELMERGPCGVTELANSLDMGKSAVHSHLSTLRKHSYVLKDGDDYRLSLKFLEIGGHTRKSMEFYQVAEPEVKAIAAETGELANLLVEEQGMGIYLMRSKGEQAVDLDTYAGLRTYLHTTALGKAILAHLPESRVEEIVEQHGLEQETPRSIGSREELFETLSEVHERGYAIDDGERLEGLRCVAAPVKTSSNEVLGAISVSAPASRVSDEDLHGEFSEEVLSAANVVELNINY; from the coding sequence ATGGATGCCAAACACCCGGTGAAAACCACCGAAAAAACGCTCGCCCTCGTCAACGAACTGATGGAGAGGGGCCCGTGCGGCGTGACCGAACTCGCGAACAGCCTCGATATGGGAAAGAGCGCGGTGCACAGCCATCTATCGACGCTTCGGAAACACAGCTACGTGCTGAAAGACGGCGACGACTACCGACTCAGCTTGAAGTTCCTCGAAATCGGCGGCCACACCCGCAAGTCGATGGAGTTCTATCAGGTCGCAGAGCCGGAAGTGAAAGCCATCGCCGCCGAGACGGGTGAACTCGCGAATCTCCTCGTCGAAGAACAGGGGATGGGCATCTACCTGATGCGGTCGAAAGGCGAGCAGGCCGTCGACTTGGACACGTACGCCGGCCTCCGAACGTACCTCCACACGACCGCACTCGGAAAGGCGATTCTCGCGCACCTTCCGGAGTCTCGCGTCGAAGAGATCGTCGAACAGCACGGCCTCGAACAGGAGACGCCGAGGAGTATCGGCTCCCGGGAGGAACTGTTCGAGACGCTTTCGGAGGTTCACGAACGCGGATACGCCATCGACGACGGAGAGCGTCTGGAGGGGTTGCGCTGTGTGGCGGCCCCGGTCAAGACGTCCTCGAACGAGGTGTTGGGGGCGATAAGCGTCTCTGCCCCGGCGAGTCGTGTCAGCGACGAGGACCTCCACGGAGAGTTCTCAGAAGAGGTCCTCAGTGCGGCCAACGTCGTCGAACTCAACATCAACTACTGA
- a CDS encoding thiamine pyrophosphate-binding protein — protein MRVSRAVVDCLVANGIDTVFGIPGKQSLPLNEAIDDDDSLRFVTARHETAVSHQAWGYAETSGEMAGTVVVPGPGDMNAMNGLKNALNDCTPLLHVAIETEPELRGGDAIHETPPDTYDNVVKRNVVVKNPESTLVEVQRAIEAAKTPPMGPVRVGIPKNYLPMDVALADPGSRTRSASRSPPDEAIENAAERLAASERPIIVAGGGIRSAEASEELRAVAERLDAPVVTTYKGKGVLPGAHELCIGALGGSASTELLACIGESDVALAVGTDLDALATRGWSVEVPESLIHVTLDAGDLGTGYEPELGIVADARETLTELDSSLRERAVRSAGDRSRANDVNTKTETRLERLVGSTPPITSVEALRTVREVLPDETIVTADAGGSKVWALNAFDASGPRRYVNPGSWATMGTGLPSAIGAQLANPDSPVVSLTGDGGLMMCVHELHTAVSEDLPITVIVLNNADYAIISEEAERNYELQPQEYGWSHAPIDFSSVAAGMGMQTARADAPEEIREEVTRAVGTDEPVLVETKTDPAEPQATAWMQD, from the coding sequence ATGCGCGTCAGCAGAGCCGTCGTCGACTGTCTCGTAGCGAACGGTATCGACACCGTGTTCGGTATCCCGGGAAAGCAGTCTCTCCCGCTCAACGAGGCTATCGACGACGACGACTCGCTCCGGTTCGTGACCGCGCGGCACGAAACCGCGGTCTCTCACCAAGCGTGGGGGTACGCCGAAACGAGCGGCGAGATGGCGGGTACGGTCGTCGTTCCCGGTCCGGGGGACATGAACGCGATGAACGGCCTGAAGAACGCACTGAACGACTGCACGCCGCTTCTCCACGTCGCGATAGAGACCGAACCGGAGCTTCGCGGAGGCGACGCGATTCACGAAACGCCTCCGGATACGTACGACAACGTGGTGAAACGGAACGTCGTAGTGAAGAATCCCGAGTCGACGCTCGTCGAGGTGCAACGAGCGATCGAGGCCGCGAAAACCCCGCCGATGGGGCCGGTTCGCGTCGGGATTCCGAAGAACTACCTGCCGATGGACGTCGCTCTGGCAGACCCCGGTTCGAGGACGCGTTCGGCGAGTCGTTCCCCGCCGGACGAGGCGATAGAGAACGCCGCGGAACGACTCGCCGCGTCGGAGCGACCGATTATCGTCGCCGGCGGGGGTATCCGCTCCGCCGAGGCGAGCGAGGAGTTGCGCGCCGTTGCGGAGCGACTCGACGCGCCCGTCGTCACGACGTACAAGGGGAAGGGTGTGCTACCGGGCGCTCACGAACTGTGTATCGGCGCGCTGGGCGGGAGCGCGAGCACCGAGCTCTTAGCGTGCATCGGCGAGTCGGACGTCGCGCTGGCCGTCGGGACCGATCTGGACGCGCTCGCGACTCGGGGGTGGTCCGTCGAGGTTCCCGAGTCACTGATTCACGTTACTCTCGACGCCGGTGACCTCGGAACCGGATACGAACCCGAACTCGGAATCGTCGCGGACGCACGCGAGACGCTCACCGAACTGGACTCTTCGTTGCGTGAGCGCGCGGTTCGAAGCGCCGGGGACCGTTCCCGCGCGAACGACGTGAACACGAAGACGGAGACCCGACTGGAGAGGCTGGTCGGCTCTACACCGCCGATCACGTCCGTCGAAGCGCTCCGAACGGTCCGGGAGGTACTGCCCGACGAGACCATCGTGACCGCCGACGCCGGTGGGTCGAAGGTGTGGGCTCTCAACGCGTTCGACGCCTCCGGTCCCCGACGGTACGTCAACCCTGGGTCGTGGGCGACGATGGGAACCGGACTGCCCTCTGCGATCGGTGCGCAGTTGGCGAATCCCGATTCTCCGGTGGTCAGTTTGACCGGGGACGGAGGACTGATGATGTGCGTACACGAACTCCACACGGCCGTCTCGGAGGATCTTCCCATCACGGTTATCGTTCTGAACAACGCCGACTACGCGATCATAAGCGAGGAAGCCGAGCGGAACTACGAACTGCAACCGCAGGAGTACGGGTGGAGTCACGCGCCGATCGACTTCTCGTCCGTCGCGGCGGGGATGGGCATGCAGACCGCGCGGGCCGACGCGCCGGAGGAAATCCGCGAGGAGGTCACGAGAGCCGTCGGGACCGACGAACCCGTCCTCGTCGAGACGAAGACCGACCCCGCAGAACCGCAGGCGACCGCTTGGATGCAAGACTGA